The Epinephelus fuscoguttatus linkage group LG7, E.fuscoguttatus.final_Chr_v1 DNA window GTAGCCTGAACAAAAGAAGACCGACAACAAAAACCAAGCTGAAAAGAAAGAATTAAGGTGcagtggattcttgcaaatgccattaggagcactagGAGGAGCCAGAGGAATGATTTTTTTCTACTATTGTCAGGGTGTAATTACAGTTTCTGCAAATATGGCAACAAGTTacttttataaaagttacctactgtagctttaatggGTCAGGATTATTTGCTCAATTTTACAAACGTTTTTCATCACAACACTAAAGCAGCTTATCTCAGCTTCCCTGCAGTAACTCCATTAACTTATAAATccctgttttattattattacaccaACTTGACTTGCTAGTTAAAACCCCCCTCCACTCTGTTCTGTTCTTCTTAGATGTTCTTGTTGgagcttcactgtgcagaatgaagTATGCTCGGACTTTGACACTAGAAGGCTGTTATCACGTTCATCTGCTGAGACACCTTAAATCAGGTTTTAACATGTGGACATATGAGCATGACTTTGTGACATCACCTGTTTGAAAGTCAGTCATGATCCAGTGTGCAGCTTACACAAGTGTGATATGGAAATTTGAAGCCTCCAGTGACCACACTGTGAGGATGGACTTTTCAGTGTAGTAGGAGACATCTTGTGTCCAgcaattaaagggacagttcaccccaaaatcaaaaatacctaTTTTTaatcttacctgtagtgctatttatcagtctagattgttctgttgtgagttgcagagtgttggagatatcggctgtagagatgtctgccttctctccaatataatggaactagatggcactggattgtggtgctcaaagcatccaggaaaaaacatttgaaaaactccaaGCTAATGtttctctccagaaatcatgacctggttactcaagataatccacacaagtgctgtgagcagtttcacgtaggaattattttctttctagtgaactacacccaccaaccgtatcactgcacagaaggaaccGTGCATCTACTTATGGACAAAAGGCCCATgacagcacaaaatgtaaatattaatggcgCCTTCCTGTAATGTGAGTGCCTTCTAGTTCCACTATATTccagaaaaggcagacatctctacaccTGATAAGGTTGACAGCAAAAACTAAAGTTAAAGTAGATACAAGTTGATCAGGTCACTTGTTCCTATGCTCATATAGAAAACATGCTGGGAATAGATAAACATCTTCATAACAGTAAGAAACGTTCCTCCCCTATTTTAGGTTTAAGTCTTTTATAATGTTACTTCTTATGAATCGCATGTGCTTTATATATGTGAATTTATTATcgttttattttaaagtttcaTTACTCTCcattgttttgctgttatttggtgtgttttttttttatcttatttggaTTTGTTTTCCATCAATCACTTATGCTTTAACTTCTATCTCACTTTAAAGTGGATGAAAGGTGCCACATAAagttaaatgattaattgactGAGCAACAAACAAAAGTAAGTGCCTGGTGTGACTACAGTAAAAGCCTTTCAATGGCTAGTGGTCAAAATATCATCCAATAATTAATCACCACTTTAGTTTTACGGTGTTCATCAGCAGCACACTCACCTGTGCACGGCAGTGTGTTCTCCATGGTCCACTGCATTTTGTGATTTGTCTCTTTGAAGGTGAGCACAACATCCACCCTGTAGAACGGCTGCAGGAGTTGTTTGTTGTCTGTGCAGGTCTGTAAAACAAACCTGGTTTAGATGTTTTACACTGTAATGAATCCTTATGGGAAAACATGTACGTTACTTATATTTtaagaaatgtcaaaaacacagaatataCCAACATGGTGTTAACTCTGGTTTAGAAACATAAGAGTGCCTACTTTTTCAGCACAAACCTTGGTCTGGAGTATTTGTGCTGTAGGAATGATCAGTGTCACAAATTCACCCATCTCATGCACAGTGAAATGATTCGTCTGGTTCACTGACACATTACTGACTGTCAGTGCTTCGTTTTCGTAACTGCCTCGCTTAGTCAAACCCATACGTCGTTTGAAAATGGGCAGCACAGTCTCCTCTGGTGTGGACATGGTCACTGAAATGTACATCAGAGATAAAATCTGTTACTGGGATCACTGgtgaaagtacatttacttttcATTTATGCTGCTTCATACTTTAacttcactacatttcagaTGGAAATATATTCCTTTTTACAGCACTATATTTGACACATATAGTTACCAGCATCTTTTCAGATTAAGAGTTTAGATGAAAACATGAGGTAGGCATAAAAATACAATTCACTGTCAAAGATAGCCCAGTGACTCCCAACCTTCTGGCTTATGAACCTTTACAAGAGAACAGTGTGTAGTTGGAGCCTCTCTAATTTTCTCAGATGGTTTAATTTGAATGTCAAAGGCCCAAAACAGGTAAAAGTATGCAACACTTCAAAAGGTCCATGGTGAATTCAAATTTGTGTTTGTCTTCCCAGCCCTCATTGATCATCCAAAccccctcagatttatcttttGACCCTTTGAAAGTGGCCTGACCCCAAGAAAGCTTCTGCATTAAACTACCCAACTTTGGATAAATTATCTAACAGTAGCTCCACCTTGACCAACTGCAACAGTAAAATGCTACATGGATATTAATATATCAGTGTGAATCTAACCATGCAGTAATATATCAGTTTTCACATGTaaaaaattttgagcatcaataCTTCATTTTTTGCATTCTGGTGGATTTTTATGCACCGATTTCtgccttttctgtctttgtggtttaatgtcaaaataaaagtcctccgCAACGTTCATGTTTTATGAGGTGgaataaatgcacatgttccAAATATTGAGCAGGACGTGTCCCCTGTGTTCCCCTCCCAAAATCTACAAAAAGGTTTACAAAAGCATGCACATGCAGATGATGAATACAGGGTGATGGACAAGAGATCATGTaacatgacagaaaaacagagtCTGCTCACTACACTACACTCTCGtgaatatttaattaaattaccaCTGAGGTCAATTTCTGTCCCCTGAAATCTACTCCTATGCTCATGCaacatttttctgcagaaagaggacttttactttgaataCTTTGAGTATATTATCCTGTTAAATAATACCTCTGTACTTTGACCTTAGTAGGAATTTGGATGCAGGATTGTTACTTGTAGTgatgtatttttacatcaatGCAGTGGTACTTTAAGTTAAGAAAAGGATCGGAGTACTTTCTAAATACTGACTGGGATAAACATGTTGAAGGTTGCAGAGTGACAATGGAAAATAACCTCCAGTACTGACTCTCTGCTTATGACCCACCTTTAGGACACGTAGCTTCCATACTGTAGGCATACTGACCACTGACCAGCTTCAAGGCCAAAAATTCCCCTTCATTTTCCATCACCTGTGTTAACCAGAGACAGTccaaaacacagtgatgaagTGAATTTTAGTTGTAATGTTGCCATTGGTCACTAGGTGGCAGGATGCTGTGTGAATGCTCTTACTATGACAGGGCTCAagacctcccttctcctgcctTGAACTGTGATGTCTGGTCCGTTCATGTCAGTGCTCATCTGGATCAGGCTGGCATCCTCCAGAGCTACAACGAGGTGATCGCTCAGGGACAGAGACCACTGCAGCTGTAatgcaaacacagagacacagtcgGACAGTTCCCTTCTgcctgttttctttctctcatccAAACATGTTCGCAAAAATATTTGTTCACATTTGTAATGCAATCACAATTTCAAGGGCTGATTGCATGACTGGACTGATTTTAATTACTACCTCATTATGCCAGTTGTCAGAGGGAACTTGTCTGGTCACCTACGGATGCATAGAAAATTTGGTTactatttaaattaaaacagtgaAAAGTTACATATGAAAAACTCCAGTCAGCTGTCACCTGGATATACTCTGGGTCACACTGGATTTTCTCTCTGCTAGGCAGCACAGAAACAACAGGACACTTCATCAGGAAACTGTGAGGTCTGCCTCCAAATCGACTTATCCTTTTCACCAAATTCAGTGTCAGGACATGGTAGCCATGCTGAAAAATCAACCAGACAAGTATCACCACCAGGCCCAGCTGCAAAGGTCAAGTGTCACAGTTTGTGTATATGCCTGAGATTTTTCCTAAAAGAGTGACATACCtgttgctgaacaaaacatccAGTGAAACTGActctaaaaataaagtttttgtcaGGGTCTTTGTGCAGTGAGAATCCACAGGCAGACAGCTGGAGGTTCAGGTTATCCAGAGAAGCAAGGTTGACTTGCAGACAGAAAAAGATGATTCAGAGGTATTTCATTTCATATTGGTttcattattttgtcatttattgtGTCTGAAAGAATTACCTTGGATCTGTAAGGCCCCAGACAGCCAGAGTCCCAACCCCTCAATCCTTGCACTGTGTATCCACATCTCCATGTATTCAGAAAAACAGGCTACATCTCCTTctgaaaatgcaaacattttataaGAAGCACCATCAACAATAGTTTTTCAttacagcaaaaaaagaaaaaaaaagtttacctGTTAATCTTGCTGTTGGGACGTCAATCCATTCTCTTTTCTGAATGCAAAGCACACTCTTCATCATAAAACAATGCAAAACACTGTTGAAAAAAAGGTACATTGaggttacattttcaaaattgtGACTAGCCCAAGTCAGTTTTGTACATTATGATACTCACATAGTTCTAACAAGgatgccaaatcttctctgatGATCCATGCCAGTTCTGCTGATGAAAACTTACATGAGCAGTCTGACCCCAGCCTATTTGAAGGTACGTGGGCTGATGTCACTGGGGAGGGAAATAACACAGGTGTGTTTGCGTTGACATGTTAAAGGGAAGTGACAAAAAAAGTCCCATAGAATGATCACTGTCTCCAGCTCGTGTGAAAAACAGGTCTCAAGGCAGTCAAGAACTTTTATTTGCTAAGGTGTTGTCATTTAAGAATTTGTGATGATGATCTGTTAAGCCCTTAATGTTAAGTTTCCCCCTTTTATTTCATCTTGAGTAGCTTTAAAATAATCTAATGCCACAGTCTCACATATATGCACGTCATTCCAGCTCTTCATTTAAATTATATGATGTTTTCAATGAGTAAAATTTTCAAACCAAACTTTAACTAATGTTTTTACAGCTACACCATTCCATTTCATCCAATGCAAATATtctgtatttcttttctttttctattttttgtttgttgataaatgtatttattcatttaacaggtaccatgtaaaaacaatgaaCATTATGGTCtcaatttttacatttttgtcccCACCCCCAGGGTctaacattaaaatttcaacaattgcaataaaaaaaggaataaataaaataaaataaataatgatagtaaaaaaagtaaaagtaaaaatataaatatattaaaaaataaaaacacaactaaaGAATAAATTGAAATGAATAATCGACCCCTCTTATTTAGAATTTAGAACATTCAAACCAACTGTACtgtaaaatatgaaatgtaCTGACTTGTATTGACAGAGTGTGCATCAGTGATGACCACTTCATTTGTCCTGTGTCTTTAATTCAACTAGGCCCTATGTCATTGACCATAGGGCCCTAAACAGGCTTAGATTTTTCAGGTGAGCCCCTCAAGATGAACTAattttctccaaaatgttcaatatatatacatatatatgacaGGAATGAAATAAGAAACACAGACTAGATATATTATGTTACTGTGTAGACTACATTTCTTTATCTTGACAGTAAATACGCTACACACCATGTGTATTTTGGTTGTCCTGCGCAGTATCAATCATAGATATACAGTATCTGTTTAAGTTGGAGTATATGgtgcatattttatttatattgttatattattcTATCTTTACTTAATCTGATTTTTTAATATTCTTATCCTTTTTTAGCACACTTTTTTGCTTTTTCCCTTTGCTTCTGACTCTTACACTGCTGTAAAGTGTGAATTTCCCTAGTTTGGGATTAATAgtctcatcttatcttatcttatcttatctcctTACAATTCAGTTCACTTCAACTGGGATCACTAGGTACATTCACACACGGATGATACATTTTGgcaaacattaaacacataattctatttttttctcctcatattgaaaaatatatagcaaaaagccaaaaatgatAAATCAATTCATCTAGTAGGCTACAGGAGGaaataaatgttttcacatGCCTCATAGTGGCATGATAAATACATTGTATTTTCAGTGCGCACCTTTTGTTTGGGCTTTTCAGGTGAATGTTATGTTTGGACTTCAAAGGGTAACTCAGGTGTTTTAACTTTGCCCTGTGAACGCTATGAAACACGACAACATGAATAAGGCTTACTCCATTAAGTGTAAGTCAAGTTTATAAAATATTAACCAACAACTGGTGATGTGACGTCAAACTGTCGactaaatgtttttcattttattttttggcatcCCTACAAAAAGTACCAGTGTGCCCTCCCAACTAGATGATGTCATCTCTATGGTGCGCAGCCATTTTGTTAGCTAGCTTGAGGTTACAGAGGTTAGCCGTGTGCTGCTGCAAATATTCTCTGGGGTCTTGCGATTTAGTACTTATATATTACAGAAAAAGGTAACTTGTCGGTGTTGTTATTTACTTATATTCCTCGGCCACACGCTCGTAGACAAGAAGAGGACTCGTGTATTTGCTGACAGTATACAAAGCGCGAAACTGGATGGTCATTCATTTTTCAAGCCGTCTTGTGTTtgctagcttgttagctagctcgCTGGCTAACTTGTTTACGCGTGCTACGAAGCAGAGAAGAATTTACAGTATTTATGGCCGTGAGCTATTGAATGTTAGAGAGTTGTGAGGTGAGTGTTAGCGTTTCACacagtttgtctgtctgtgtttgactgCCATTGCATTTCGGTTGCGTCATCCTGTTAAGTAAACTTCAGCGACCATCGACGCTACAAACTCGTGCGCATCATTCCGGTGGTTAACTTTAGCTCCATTCGCTGCTTCCACTTGGACCAGCGCTCTGCCATTTAGACACCATGTCAGAGTTGTACATTCGTGTGGCCGAGGATGAAAACGAGGAGCCCATGGAGATCCCCTCAGAGGACGACGGGACTATCCTGCTGTCCTCGGTAGCAGCACAGTTCCCAGGGGCGTGCGGGCTGCGGTACAGGAACCCAGAGTCCCAGTGCATGAGGGGAGTCCGGCTTGTGGAGGGTGTCCTGCATGCACCTGAGAACGACTGGGGAAACCTGGTATATGTCGTCAATTACCCCAAAGGTGAGGTGTTGGTGTGAATAGCCTTCCCCATTCTCATTGCATAATGTATGACCAAACGTGTGTGATGAACCCTGGAAACAAACACTAAGTTGCCGGTTTATTAGGCACACCCAGCTACAACTAATTTAGCTTAACAATTCATCAACCCAATAACAGATTCTACTTTCATGAAAGccataatgttttgtttttgtttgtggagAGATGTTGATTCAACTTTTCATTTTGCCATTATGTTGCTGATTAGCTGTTTTGCTCTAACACTGAGTGGTGTGTCTAATATCATGTCTAACCCCAGGGTTATAAATGCCTTGGTCAAAATATTGGGAACACCTCTTAATACAGTGCAGCACAGCTGAACACCACCACAAATGGCAGCCTCAACAATGACAAAGTTGAATTAGCGTCTTTGCAAGGTTTGATGTATTAGACGGCATCCATTTTAGCTCTTTTTTGGCACCTTCTAACAAAGATAAAGACCAGTAATACTGCTTTTCAGTCTACAatgttttggtgtcagttgcCCTGTGTTGCAGATATCCTCTgcagaaatgtctgccttctctagaATAGAATGGAAAgcgatggcactcggcttgtgtggtgctcaaagcttcaaacaatacatttgataaaaatcaacagcaatgtctctttccagaaatcatggctTGGTCCACAGATATTtgtgtgagcagttttatgtaggaactattttctttccactgaacAATACCCACCAACCGCAtctctgcacagaaggaagcgttgATATTCTCATAGATGAGAGGCTTGGGCTCATGACAGCACAAGTTGTAAACAGTAATGGTATCCTCTTCGGCTGAattgtaacattagctagctcagtggtgctaggtgagctagcaatagatgcactcttccttctgcatggtgatatggCTGGCAGATGTTGTTCATTAgatagaaaatagttcctacatggaACTGCttgcaacaaggtctgtggattatcttgagtaagcaggtcatgatttttggcaagagacattgctgttgagtttttcaaatgtaattttttttattgctttgagcaccacaagctgagtgccatctagatccattatatttgaaagaaggcagacatctctatggtcaATACCTCCAAGACTTACACTAAAACAAACTAGGTGGAtcaatagcactacaggtaagcgtaaaaaaatatagttttgattttggggtgagctgtTCTTTTAATACTTCACAACGCAATGATTTTGACAGTAGCACCATGCTAACATCTTTGTAGCAACAGGCCCTTTCCTTGTCAAACATGGCGATGCCCCCCTTGCACAAAGTTAGATATGTGAAGTAGAGGCCTTGTTTGTTGTAGACCATTGAGACTGGCCTGCACATAGCTCTGACCATAACCCCTGAAACTTCTTTGGGATGAACTGGATTGAGTGAGGCTTTAATACCCAACATCACTTCTCTCATGCTTTTTGCATCCAGGTTCCAAAACCTTGGGATAAAAAGAGAGCGTTCGGGCTGTTAACCAGCATattaatgtgcatgtgttagGAGTAGGAGCGGTTCATTTAGCTGAACACACCATAGGCACTGCTCAACACTGCATAAAGGATGTTTATACCAGACGCTGCAAAAATAAGGCAAGGAGAATCATGAAAGCTCCCAGCCACCCGGATAACTTCCTTTTCACCCTCCTGAGGTCGGAAATAAGGTTCCGGTTATACCAGGCCAGCACGAAGAAGCTCAGGAGGAGCTTCTGCCCTCAAGCCACAAGGATACTGAGTGTTGACCCTGCCTTATCCTAACCTAacattgacattgacatttATTACTACTATATTGAAGGAGCTGAcaattattcattttactgaaatcaTATTTATGATTTCATGTAACAAATAAATTGAATTGAGTAAATTGTTCTACAACTAGATGTGGAGCTAATATTTGGGGATTTGGTCATGTACTGTATCTTGGTTGTTGTCTCTGCTGTCACCACCAGGGAGTACAGAGCTCAGAGGGTCAGTGTGTGACCTTTCATCTTATTTCAGAGAGATATGTGTTTGCATGGGATTGGCTCTTTTTCCTGTCATAACTCGTATCTGTTTATTCTCTACAGATAACAAAAGGAAGATGGATGAAATAGACGCTGCCTCAGCTGTGAAAGTAAAAAGGGGCTTTCAGAAGACGTCAGATCTTATTGTTCTCGGGCTGCCGTGGAAAACTACTGAACAAGACCTGAAAGATTATTTCACTACCTTCGGGGAGGTCATCATGGTGCAGGTAGACTTCTCATCTGGCTCTCAGCATTTTTGTCAACATTCCTTTGTTAGGCTTAGAGTGTAATAAGAACATCTTGTTGTGTTTCTGGTTCAGTTAAAGATGGAAATAAGCATGCATGTCTTCTGTGTTCACTCCAGGTCAAGAGAGATCTAAAGACCGGCAACTCAAAAGGGTTTGGGTTTGTCCGATTCACCGACTATGAGACGCAAACCAAAGTGATTGCTCAGAGACACATGATTGATGGACGATGGTGTGACTGCAAACTTCCCAACTCAAAGGTATTTTGGGCACCATGTTTAGTGCAGAGTATAGTAGGGGTGGGAGTCTTTCTGTACCTCATGAGTCAAGTGATTTTAGTATGATTATTTGTTGCCAGATTCGATTCAAACTCAATTCTTGATTGAATGATGGATAAGGCAGCACAAATTTTAGTCTCTTGCTCCAGTATACTTGGTGCCATACTGTTAACTGGTGTTCTTATTACACTGAAATACAGTATGAACCACAACTAGCAATCAGGATAAATGGCCTGCAGCCTTTTTATTTTCCCAAGGCGGGCTGGGTGCAGCGTTTTTTAGGTGAAACATGCTGAGCATAAAGGTTATTTTCTTCACCACAGAGGTGTTTAAAGTTTTGTAATGCTGCAGTGTGTATTAGTCAGCCAATCTCATTTGgtaacatcactgctgattaCTGTGGTGCTCCAGTAATGTTTGACTCTGGGTGATGGCATTCAAAGTATTCACAACATACTTCAAGTTTGTCTCgcaaatgtaattatttagacataaaaacatgctCACAATCGCTGCCTTTTGGGAAGATGAATTACAAGATAAGATAACTCCAGCATGTGGGCGCTGTAGACAGCCTGGGTGCTGTACTGCCTTATGCTTATATCCTGcctctttttttgttctgtcaatATCAGGTTATTCACTAACAGTTAGACAATAgattattaacatttttaaactgatgcagaaTCTCCCATGCCTGCATCATCATGCATTGCAATGCATCTAAGAGTcaatttttttcctccaatcctAGGATATAGTTTAGAACCTTGTGGTATAAATAGATGCAGATTGGTTTGTGGGGCAAGGGTCAGTTAATAAGATACTGGGGATATGTAGGTTTATGTAGGTCTCTGCTCTTAAACATTTTTATGTAGCCTTCCACATGAATATTGAATTCATGTTATGATGGGGAAATCATAATCTATAGTTTTAATGAGGGATGCTAAactgttttgattttacacATTATGTCAAACCTGGAAAACAAACTAGAAACAACCATTAACTATCACAGATGATGAAACTTTGCAAACAGAACAACTATTTAGCagtttttcctgtatttttccTAATTTGACTCAAAGCTTTTTAAATGATACATTCACTGAATTGCAATGGATCAAAACATCTGCTCTAGTTCTGCAGCCGAAATGCAAGTCACAGATGTGTATTATCTGTTGGAAAACTAATTCTGAATTAGTCAGAAGTGTtactttaaaacacaaacaaccatCATGTAGATTGCTTAATTTATAGCTATGCTTGTTTGTCCTCTCAGGCATGTCCTGATGAGCCCATGCGGAGCCGTAAAATCTTTGTTGGCCGCTGTACAGAGGACATGACAACTGATGAGCTAAGGCAGTACTTCATGCAGTATGGCGAAGTCACTGACGTCTTCATCCCCAAACCTTTCCGGGCATTTGCATTTGTCACATTTGCCGATGACCAGGTGAGATTCATCATAaatggcagaggttttatttctattttatttgtttcacatACATAAAATGTGCACGTGAGGGTGAGTTGGATGAGTTGTATTATTAGTTGATTCTATAATAATCACAAGAGTGATAATCTTCTCCTCACTTCTTCCTCAGGTTGCCCAAGCCCTGTGTGGAGAGGACTTGATCATCAAGGGAATCAGCGTGCACATCTCCAACGCTGAGCCTAAACACAATAATAGTAGGCAAATGATGGATCGAGGGCGGTTTGGGGCTGGTGGGTTCAGTCAGGGCTATGGC harbors:
- the tardbpa gene encoding TAR DNA binding protein, like isoform X1 is translated as MSELYIRVAEDENEEPMEIPSEDDGTILLSSVAAQFPGACGLRYRNPESQCMRGVRLVEGVLHAPENDWGNLVYVVNYPKDNKRKMDEIDAASAVKVKRGFQKTSDLIVLGLPWKTTEQDLKDYFTTFGEVIMVQVKRDLKTGNSKGFGFVRFTDYETQTKVIAQRHMIDGRWCDCKLPNSKACPDEPMRSRKIFVGRCTEDMTTDELRQYFMQYGEVTDVFIPKPFRAFAFVTFADDQVAQALCGEDLIIKGISVHISNAEPKHNNSRQMMDRGRFGAGGFSQGYGSNRGGLGSGSGGVNFGALGLNPAMVAAAQAALQSSWGMMGMLANQQGVSTTAGTATTTRDQTYSSSSTSYSSPSSASLGWAAGTNTPSSGGFSSGFGTAMESKSSSWGM
- the lg7h1orf127 gene encoding uncharacterized protein C1orf127 homolog isoform X3 produces the protein MDHQRRFGILVRTIVLHCFMMKSVLCIQKREWIDVPTARLTEGDVACFSEYMEMWIHSARIEGLGLWLSGALQIQVNLASLDNLNLQLSACGFSLHKDPDKNFIFRVSFTGCFVQQQHGYHVLTLNLVKRISRFGGRPHSFLMKCPVVSVLPSREKIQCDPEYIQVTRQVPSDNWHNELQWSLSLSDHLVVALEDASLIQMSTDMNGPDITVQGRRREVLSPVIVMENEGEFLALKLVSGQYAYSMEATCPKVTMSTPEETVLPIFKRRMGLTKRGSYENEALTVSNVSVNQTNHFTVHEMGEFVTLIIPTAQILQTKTCTDNKQLLQPFYRVDVVLTFKETNHKMQWTMENTLPCTGLMHHTSHPLLFQTPQLCPRSTLNTRV
- the tardbpa gene encoding TAR DNA binding protein, like isoform X2 encodes the protein MSELYIRVAEDENEEPMEIPSEDDGTILLSSVAAQFPGACGLRYRNPESQCMRGVRLVEGVLHAPENDWGNLVYVVNYPKDNKRKMDEIDAASAVKVKRGFQKTSDLIVLGLPWKTTEQDLKDYFTTFGEVIMVQVKRDLKTGNSKGFGFVRFTDYETQTKVIAQRHMIDGRWCDCKLPNSKACPDEPMRSRKIFVGRCTEDMTTDELRQYFMQYGEVTDVFIPKPFRAFAFVTFADDQVAQALCGEDLIIKGISVHISNAEPKHNNSRQMMDRGRFGAVHQLFPNFPGGSASLAAMFDRSQYQFPSSHV
- the lg7h1orf127 gene encoding uncharacterized protein C1orf127 homolog isoform X2, producing the protein MDHQRRFGILVRTIVLHCFMMKSVLCIQKREWIDVPTARLTEGDVACFSEYMEMWIHSARIEGLGLWLSGALQIQVNLASLDNLNLQLSACGFSLHKDPDKNFIFRVSFTGCFVQQQHGYHVLTLNLVKRISRFGGRPHSFLMKCPVVSVLPSREKIQCDPEYIQVTRQVPSDNWHNELQWSLSLSDHLVVALEDASLIQMSTDMNGPDITVQGRRREVLSPVIVMENEGEFLALKLVSGQYAYSMEATCPKVTMSTPEETVLPIFKRRMGLTKRGSYENEALTVSNVSVNQTNHFTVHEMGEFVTLIIPTAQILQTKTCTDNKQLLQPFYRVDVVLTFKETNHKMQWTMENTLPCTARPDAPHITSSPVSNTTALSTLNFKHQSLTTEQPLMDHSTIPVGKLNERASFKEMTAEFSTTNSPHTETEARSFNFHTDEVSRSQSGNLSSRFDGDTSINTTEIRFFDFLNVTVHTSAEPDIVESSAEPSEASVLTTVQPEQENQQFNTTSGNKELQKQRGLKWIWGD
- the lg7h1orf127 gene encoding uncharacterized protein C1orf127 homolog isoform X1 — translated: MDHQRRFGILVRTIVLHCFMMKSVLCIQKREWIDVPTARLTEGDVACFSEYMEMWIHSARIEGLGLWLSGALQIQVNLASLDNLNLQLSACGFSLHKDPDKNFIFRVSFTGCFVQQQHGYHVLTLNLVKRISRFGGRPHSFLMKCPVVSVLPSREKIQCDPEYIQVTRQVPSDNWHNELQWSLSLSDHLVVALEDASLIQMSTDMNGPDITVQGRRREVLSPVIVMENEGEFLALKLVSGQYAYSMEATCPKVTMSTPEETVLPIFKRRMGLTKRGSYENEALTVSNVSVNQTNHFTVHEMGEFVTLIIPTAQILQTKVCAEKTCTDNKQLLQPFYRVDVVLTFKETNHKMQWTMENTLPCTARPDAPHITSSPVSNTTALSTLNFKHQSLTTEQPLMDHSTIPVGKLNERASFKEMTAEFSTTNSPHTETEARSFNFHTDEVSRSQSGNLSSRFDGDTSINTTEIRFFDFLNVTVHTSAEPDIVESSAEPSEASVLTTVQPEQENQQFNTTSGNKELQKQRGLKWIWGD